From the genome of Drosophila melanogaster chromosome 2L, one region includes:
- the salm gene encoding spalt major, isoform A encodes MKNHLSNVLCAMRSDFKDNHQETINKMIQFGTVKYGIVKQLKDRARSADKDIGSDQEENGGCSPLTTATTTASPSRSPEPEEEQPEEQSTSEQSIPEQSTPDHQLENDIKSEAKSEIEPVEDNNNRVAMTKPSSEEREPNASGSMPSSPVAEASAEEAATERTPEKEKEKDVEVDVEKPDEAPSSAVPSTEVTLPGGAGAPVTLEAIQNMQMAIAQFAAKTIANGSNGADNEAAMKQLAFLQQTLFNLQQQQLFQIQLIQQLQSQLALNQAKQEEDTEEDADQEQDQEQETDTYEEEERIADMELRQKAEARMAEAKARQHLINAGVPLRESSGSPAESLKRRREHDHESQPNRRPSLDNTHKADTAQDALAKLKEMENTPLPFGSDLASSIITNHDDLPEPNSLDLLQKRAQEVLDSASQGILANSMADDFAFGEKSGEGKGRNEPFFKHRCRYCGKVFGSDSALQIHIRSHTGERPFKCNVCGSRFTTKGNLKVHFQRHAQKFPHVPMNATPIPEHMDKFHPPLLDQMSPTDSSPNHSPAPPPLGSAPASFPPAFPGLQNLYRPPMEILKSLGAAAPHQYFPQELPTDLRKPSPQLDEDEPQVKNEPVEEKDQREEHEQEMAECSEPEPEPLPLEVRIKEERVEEQEQVKQEDHRIEPRRTPSPSSEHRSPHHHRHSHMGYPPVVQPIQPAALMHPQSSPGSQSHLDHLPTPGQLPPREDFFAERFPLNFTTAKMLSPEHHSPVRSPAGGALPPGVPPPPHHHPHHMARSPFFNPIKHEMAALLPRPHSNDNSWENFIEVSNTCETMKLKELMKNKKISDPNQCVVCDRVLSCKSALQMHYRTHTGERPFKCRICGRAFTTKGNLKTHMAVHKIRPPMRNFHQCPVCHKKYSNALVLQQHIRLHTGEPTDLTPEQIQAAEIRDPPPSMMPGHFMNPFAAAAFHFGALPGGPGGPPGPNHGAHNGALGSESSQGDMDDNMDCGEDYDDDVSSEHLSNSNLEQEGDRSRSGDDFKSLLFEQKLRIDATGVVNTNPVRPRSSASSHGHSVGSTSAPTSPSVHASSQVIKRSSSPARSEASQGALDLTPRAAPTSSSSSRSPLPKEKPVSPPSLPRSPSGSSHASANILTSPLPPTVGIDCLPPGLQHHLQQQHQHLMQQQAAVAAAAAAQHHHHQQMAALHQHQEQLRREAAEAQQKAAAAAAAAAAAAAAQRQTPPQARDQRQEGGPGAGPPPNPLMGARPPFGMFPNLPLFPPATTQNMCNAMNQIAQSVMPAAPFNPLALSGVRGSTTCGICYKTFPCHSALEIHYRSHTKERPFKCSICDRGFTTKGNLKQHMLTHKIRDMEQETFRNRAVKYMSEWNEDRE; translated from the exons TAGCGATCAGGAGGAGAACGGTGGCTGCTCGCCACTGACCACGGCAACCACTACGGCCAGTCCCAGCCGAAGTCCCGAgccggaggaggagcagcccGAGGAGCAGAGCACTTCAGAGCAGAGCATACCAGAGCAAAGCACACCAGACCACCAACTCGAGAACGATATCAAATCCGAGGCGAAATCAGAGATAGAGCCCGTTGAGGATAACAACAACAGAGTGGCGATGACAAAGCCCAGTTCCGAGGAGCGGGAACCGAATGCCAGTGGCTCCATGCCGAGTTCCCCAGTGGCGGAGGCCAGTGCCGAGGAGGCGGCCACCGAGAGGACAccggagaaggagaaggagaaggacgTGGAGGTGGATGTGGAGAAGCCCGATGAGGCACCCAGCAGTGCGGTGCCCTCGACTGAGGTAACTCTGCCGGGCGGAGCGGGAGCTCCGGTCACCCTGGAGGCCATCCAGAATATGCAAATGGCCATTGCCCAGTTTGCGGCCAAGACCATTGCGAATGGTTCCAATGGAGCCGACAATGAGGCTGCCATGAAGCAGTTGGCCTTCCTTCAGCAAACCCTCTTCAatctgcagcaacagcagctctTCCAGATCCAGCTGATCCAACAGCTCCAGTCGCAGCTGGCGCTCAATCAGGCGAAACAGGAAGAGGATACCGAGGAGGATGCGGATCAGGAGCAAGATCAGGAACAGGAAACAGATACctatgaggaggaggagcgcaTCGCCGATATGGAACTGCGCCAGAAGGCGGAGGCCAGAATGGCGGAGGCTAAAGCGCGTCAGCATCTAATAAATGCTGGTGTTCCGCTGCGAGAGTCCTCCGGTTCTCCAGCTGAATCTCTGAAGCGAAGACGTGAGCATGATCACGAATCCCAGCCAAATCGTAGACCGAGTTTGGATAACACACACAAAGCAGATACGGCGCAGGATGCGCTGGCCAAGTTAAAGGAAATGGAGAACACACCACTGCCCTTCGGTTCCGATCTGGCCTCCAGCATTATCACCAACCATGATGATCTGCCCGAGCCGAATTCCCTGGATCTGCTCCAGAAACGTGCCCAGGAGGTGCTGGACTCTGCGTCGCAGGGAATCCTGGCCAACAGCATGGCTGACGACTTTGCCTTCGGTGAGAAATCGGGTGAGGGAAAGGGTCGCAATGAGCCGTTCTTCAAGCACCGCTGCAGGTACTGCGGGAAGGTCTTTGGCTCGGACTCGGCGCTCCAGATCCACATAAGATCGCATACTGGCGAGCGGCCATTTAAGTGCAATGTGTGCGGCAGTCGGTTCACCACCAAGGGCAACCTTAAGGTTCACTTTCAGCGGCATGCCCAAAAGTTCCCCCATGTGCCCATGAATGCCACGCCCATTCCGGAGCACATGGACAAGTTTCATCCGCCGCTGCTGGATCAAATGTCGCCCACGGATAGCTCTCCCAATCATTCCCCCGCCCCGCCCCCGTTGGGCTCTGCTCCGGCATCCTTTCCGCCCGCCTTCCCTGGCCTTCAGAATCTCTATCGCCCGCCTATGGAAATCCTTAAAAGTCTTGGAGCCGCTGCGCCGCACCAATACTTCCCTCAGGAGTTGCCCACGGATCTGAGAAAGCCATCGCCTCAATTGGATGAGGATGAGCCGCAGGTTAAGAACGAACCCGTCGAAGAGAAGGACCAGCGGGAGGAGCATGAACAGGAGATGGCAGAGTGCTCAGAGCCCGAGCCGGAACCGCTGCCCCTGGAGGTGCGCATCAAGGAGGAGCGTGTGGAGGAGCAGGAACAGGTTAAACAGGAGGACCATCGCATAGAGCCACGAAGGACACCCTCTCCTTCATCAGAGCACCGCTCCCCGCACCACCACCGTCACAGCCACATGGGCTATCCACCAGTGGTGCAGCCCATCCAACCGGCCGCACTTATGCATCCGCAATCTTCGCCGGGCTCGCAATCCCACCTGGATCACCTGCCCACACCGGGGCAATTGCCACCCCGCGAAGATTTCTTCGCTGAGCGTTTCCCCCTTAACTTTACCACCGCCAAGATGCTATCACCCGAACACCACTCTCCAGTAAGATCGCCCGCTGGCGGAGCACTTCCACCGGGTGTTCCACCACCACCGCACCACCACCCGCACCACATGGCCAGATCGCCGTTCTTTAACCCCATCAAGCACGAGATGGCCGCACTACTGCCCCGCCCGCACAGCAACGATAACTCGTGGGAGAACTTCATCGAGGTTTCGAACACCTGTGAGACCATGAAGCTCAAGGAGCTGATGAAGAACAAGAAGATTAGCGATCCCAATCAGTGTGTGGTCTGTGATCGGGTGTTATCCTGCAAGAGTGCCCTCCAGATGCACTACCGAACCCACACCGGTGAGCGCCCATTCAAGTGCAGGATCTGCGGCAGGGCATTCACCACCAAGGGCAACCTAAAGACCCACATGGCTGTGCACAAGATTCGTCCGCCGATGAGAAACTTCCACCAGTGCCCCGTTTGCCACAAGAAGTACTCGAATGCCCTGGTCCTGCAGCAGCACATCCGATTGCATACGGGTGAGCCCACTGATCTGACGCCGGAGCAAATCCAGGCGGCCGAGATCAGGGACCCGCCACCTTCGATGATGCCCGGTCACTTTATGAATCCCTTCGCAGCGGCTGCCTTCCATTTCGGTGCTCTTCCCGGCGGTCCAGGTGGTCCTCCGGGTCCGAATCATGGTGCCCACAATGGCGCCTTGGGATCGGAGTCGTCGCAGGGCGATATGGATGATAATATGGACTGCGGCGAGGACTACGACGATGATGTGTCGTCGGAGCACCTCTCGAATAGTAATCTCGAGCAGGAGGGCGACAGATCGCGCTCTGGTGATGACTTCAAGTCCCTGTTGTTCGAGCAAAAGCTGAGAATTGATGCCACCGGTGTGGTTAACACGAACCCCGTAAGACCGCGTTCCTCCGCCTCGAGTCATGGCCATTCGGTGGGCTCCACCTCTGCGCCCACCTCGCCCAGCGTACATGCATCATCCCAGGTTATCAAGCGCAGCTCTTCGCCCGCTCGTTCAGAGGCTTCTCAGGGAGCCCTGGACTTGACGCCCCGTGCTGCCCCCACATCGAGTTCCAGTTCGCGTTCTCCCCTGCCAAAGGAGAAGCCAGTCAGTCCGCCCAGCTTGCCTAGGAGTCCCAGTGGTTCTAGCCACGCCTCCGCCAACATACTGACCTCACCCCTGCCGCCCACCGTGGGCATTGACTGCTTGCCTCCCGGACTGCAACACcatttgcagcagcagcatcagcactTGATGCAACAACAGgcggcagtggcagcggcagcagctgcgcagcaccatcatcaccagcaAATGGCTGCACTGCATCAGCACCAGGAGCAACTGCGTCGCGAGGCAGCTGAAGCGCAGCAAAAggccgcagcagctgctgcagcagcggccgCAGCAGCCGCGGCCCAGCGACAAACACCGCCGCAAGCGCGCGATCAGCGGCAGGAAGGCGGACCGGGAGCGGGACCGCCGCCCAATCCGTTGATGGGCGCCCGCCCGCCCTTCGGCATGTTCCCCAACCTGCCGCTCTTCCCCCCCGCCACCACCCAGAACATGTGCAATGCGATGAACCAGATCGCCCAGTCCGTAATGCCGGCGGCTCCATTCAACCCACTGGCACTCAGCGGTGTTCGCGGCAGCACCACCTGCGGCATCTGCTACAAGACATTCCCCTGCCACTCGGCGCTGGAGATCCACTACAGGAGCCACACCAAAGAGCGGCCATTCAAGTGCAGCATCTGTGATCGCGGCTTTACGACCAAG GGCAACCTGAAGCAACACATGCTAACTCATAAAATCCGCGATATGGAGCAAGAAACCTTCAGAAATCGTGCCGTAAAGTAT ATGAGTGAGTGGAACGAAGATCGCGAATAA
- the salm gene encoding spalt major, isoform B, with the protein MKNHLSNVLCAMRSDFKDNHQETINKMIQFGTVKYGIVKQLKDRARSADKDIGSDQEENGGCSPLTTATTTASPSRSPEPEEEQPEEQSTSEQSIPEQSTPDHQLENDIKSEAKSEIEPVEDNNNRVAMTKPSSEEREPNASGSMPSSPVAEASAEEAATERTPEKEKEKDVEVDVEKPDEAPSSAVPSTEVTLPGGAGAPVTLEAIQNMQMAIAQFAAKTIANGSNGADNEAAMKQLAFLQQTLFNLQQQQLFQIQLIQQLQSQLALNQAKQEEDTEEDADQEQDQEQETDTYEEEERIADMELRQKAEARMAEAKARQHLINAGVPLRESSGSPAESLKRRREHDHESQPNRRPSLDNTHKADTAQDALAKLKEMENTPLPFGSDLASSIITNHDDLPEPNSLDLLQKRAQEVLDSASQGILANSMADDFAFGEKSGEGKGRNEPFFKHRCRYCGKVFGSDSALQIHIRSHTGERPFKCNVCGSRFTTKGNLKVHFQRHAQKFPHVPMNATPIPEHMDKFHPPLLDQMSPTDSSPNHSPAPPPLGSAPASFPPAFPGLQNLYRPPMEILKSLGAAAPHQYFPQELPTDLRKPSPQLDEDEPQVKNEPVEEKDQREEHEQEMAECSEPEPEPLPLEVRIKEERVEEQEQVKQEDHRIEPRRTPSPSSEHRSPHHHRHSHMGYPPVVQPIQPAALMHPQSSPGSQSHLDHLPTPGQLPPREDFFAERFPLNFTTAKMLSPEHHSPVRSPAGGALPPGVPPPPHHHPHHMARSPFFNPIKHEMAALLPRPHSNDNSWENFIEVSNTCETMKLKELMKNKKISDPNQCVVCDRVLSCKSALQMHYRTHTGERPFKCRICGRAFTTKGNLKTHMAVHKIRPPMRNFHQCPVCHKKYSNALVLQQHIRLHTGEPTDLTPEQIQAAEIRDPPPSMMPGHFMNPFAAAAFHFGALPGGPGGPPGPNHGAHNGALGSESSQGDMDDNMDCGEDYDDDVSSEHLSNSNLEQEGDRSRSGDDFKSLLFEQKLRIDATGVVNTNPVRPRSSASSHGHSVGSTSAPTSPSVHASSQVIKRSSSPARSEASQGALDLTPRAAPTSSSSSRSPLPKEKPVSPPSLPRSPSGSSHASANILTSPLPPTVGIDCLPPGLQHHLQQQHQHLMQQQAAVAAAAAAQHHHHQQMAALHQHQEQLRREAAEAQQKAAAAAAAAAAAAAAQRQTPPQARDQRQEGGPGAGPPPNPLMGARPPFGMFPNLPLFPPATTQNMCNAMNQIAQSVMPAAPFNPLALSGVRGSTTCGICYKTFPCHSALEIHYRSHTKERPFKCSICDRGFTTKGNLKQHMLTHKIRDMEQETFRNRAVK; encoded by the exons TAGCGATCAGGAGGAGAACGGTGGCTGCTCGCCACTGACCACGGCAACCACTACGGCCAGTCCCAGCCGAAGTCCCGAgccggaggaggagcagcccGAGGAGCAGAGCACTTCAGAGCAGAGCATACCAGAGCAAAGCACACCAGACCACCAACTCGAGAACGATATCAAATCCGAGGCGAAATCAGAGATAGAGCCCGTTGAGGATAACAACAACAGAGTGGCGATGACAAAGCCCAGTTCCGAGGAGCGGGAACCGAATGCCAGTGGCTCCATGCCGAGTTCCCCAGTGGCGGAGGCCAGTGCCGAGGAGGCGGCCACCGAGAGGACAccggagaaggagaaggagaaggacgTGGAGGTGGATGTGGAGAAGCCCGATGAGGCACCCAGCAGTGCGGTGCCCTCGACTGAGGTAACTCTGCCGGGCGGAGCGGGAGCTCCGGTCACCCTGGAGGCCATCCAGAATATGCAAATGGCCATTGCCCAGTTTGCGGCCAAGACCATTGCGAATGGTTCCAATGGAGCCGACAATGAGGCTGCCATGAAGCAGTTGGCCTTCCTTCAGCAAACCCTCTTCAatctgcagcaacagcagctctTCCAGATCCAGCTGATCCAACAGCTCCAGTCGCAGCTGGCGCTCAATCAGGCGAAACAGGAAGAGGATACCGAGGAGGATGCGGATCAGGAGCAAGATCAGGAACAGGAAACAGATACctatgaggaggaggagcgcaTCGCCGATATGGAACTGCGCCAGAAGGCGGAGGCCAGAATGGCGGAGGCTAAAGCGCGTCAGCATCTAATAAATGCTGGTGTTCCGCTGCGAGAGTCCTCCGGTTCTCCAGCTGAATCTCTGAAGCGAAGACGTGAGCATGATCACGAATCCCAGCCAAATCGTAGACCGAGTTTGGATAACACACACAAAGCAGATACGGCGCAGGATGCGCTGGCCAAGTTAAAGGAAATGGAGAACACACCACTGCCCTTCGGTTCCGATCTGGCCTCCAGCATTATCACCAACCATGATGATCTGCCCGAGCCGAATTCCCTGGATCTGCTCCAGAAACGTGCCCAGGAGGTGCTGGACTCTGCGTCGCAGGGAATCCTGGCCAACAGCATGGCTGACGACTTTGCCTTCGGTGAGAAATCGGGTGAGGGAAAGGGTCGCAATGAGCCGTTCTTCAAGCACCGCTGCAGGTACTGCGGGAAGGTCTTTGGCTCGGACTCGGCGCTCCAGATCCACATAAGATCGCATACTGGCGAGCGGCCATTTAAGTGCAATGTGTGCGGCAGTCGGTTCACCACCAAGGGCAACCTTAAGGTTCACTTTCAGCGGCATGCCCAAAAGTTCCCCCATGTGCCCATGAATGCCACGCCCATTCCGGAGCACATGGACAAGTTTCATCCGCCGCTGCTGGATCAAATGTCGCCCACGGATAGCTCTCCCAATCATTCCCCCGCCCCGCCCCCGTTGGGCTCTGCTCCGGCATCCTTTCCGCCCGCCTTCCCTGGCCTTCAGAATCTCTATCGCCCGCCTATGGAAATCCTTAAAAGTCTTGGAGCCGCTGCGCCGCACCAATACTTCCCTCAGGAGTTGCCCACGGATCTGAGAAAGCCATCGCCTCAATTGGATGAGGATGAGCCGCAGGTTAAGAACGAACCCGTCGAAGAGAAGGACCAGCGGGAGGAGCATGAACAGGAGATGGCAGAGTGCTCAGAGCCCGAGCCGGAACCGCTGCCCCTGGAGGTGCGCATCAAGGAGGAGCGTGTGGAGGAGCAGGAACAGGTTAAACAGGAGGACCATCGCATAGAGCCACGAAGGACACCCTCTCCTTCATCAGAGCACCGCTCCCCGCACCACCACCGTCACAGCCACATGGGCTATCCACCAGTGGTGCAGCCCATCCAACCGGCCGCACTTATGCATCCGCAATCTTCGCCGGGCTCGCAATCCCACCTGGATCACCTGCCCACACCGGGGCAATTGCCACCCCGCGAAGATTTCTTCGCTGAGCGTTTCCCCCTTAACTTTACCACCGCCAAGATGCTATCACCCGAACACCACTCTCCAGTAAGATCGCCCGCTGGCGGAGCACTTCCACCGGGTGTTCCACCACCACCGCACCACCACCCGCACCACATGGCCAGATCGCCGTTCTTTAACCCCATCAAGCACGAGATGGCCGCACTACTGCCCCGCCCGCACAGCAACGATAACTCGTGGGAGAACTTCATCGAGGTTTCGAACACCTGTGAGACCATGAAGCTCAAGGAGCTGATGAAGAACAAGAAGATTAGCGATCCCAATCAGTGTGTGGTCTGTGATCGGGTGTTATCCTGCAAGAGTGCCCTCCAGATGCACTACCGAACCCACACCGGTGAGCGCCCATTCAAGTGCAGGATCTGCGGCAGGGCATTCACCACCAAGGGCAACCTAAAGACCCACATGGCTGTGCACAAGATTCGTCCGCCGATGAGAAACTTCCACCAGTGCCCCGTTTGCCACAAGAAGTACTCGAATGCCCTGGTCCTGCAGCAGCACATCCGATTGCATACGGGTGAGCCCACTGATCTGACGCCGGAGCAAATCCAGGCGGCCGAGATCAGGGACCCGCCACCTTCGATGATGCCCGGTCACTTTATGAATCCCTTCGCAGCGGCTGCCTTCCATTTCGGTGCTCTTCCCGGCGGTCCAGGTGGTCCTCCGGGTCCGAATCATGGTGCCCACAATGGCGCCTTGGGATCGGAGTCGTCGCAGGGCGATATGGATGATAATATGGACTGCGGCGAGGACTACGACGATGATGTGTCGTCGGAGCACCTCTCGAATAGTAATCTCGAGCAGGAGGGCGACAGATCGCGCTCTGGTGATGACTTCAAGTCCCTGTTGTTCGAGCAAAAGCTGAGAATTGATGCCACCGGTGTGGTTAACACGAACCCCGTAAGACCGCGTTCCTCCGCCTCGAGTCATGGCCATTCGGTGGGCTCCACCTCTGCGCCCACCTCGCCCAGCGTACATGCATCATCCCAGGTTATCAAGCGCAGCTCTTCGCCCGCTCGTTCAGAGGCTTCTCAGGGAGCCCTGGACTTGACGCCCCGTGCTGCCCCCACATCGAGTTCCAGTTCGCGTTCTCCCCTGCCAAAGGAGAAGCCAGTCAGTCCGCCCAGCTTGCCTAGGAGTCCCAGTGGTTCTAGCCACGCCTCCGCCAACATACTGACCTCACCCCTGCCGCCCACCGTGGGCATTGACTGCTTGCCTCCCGGACTGCAACACcatttgcagcagcagcatcagcactTGATGCAACAACAGgcggcagtggcagcggcagcagctgcgcagcaccatcatcaccagcaAATGGCTGCACTGCATCAGCACCAGGAGCAACTGCGTCGCGAGGCAGCTGAAGCGCAGCAAAAggccgcagcagctgctgcagcagcggccgCAGCAGCCGCGGCCCAGCGACAAACACCGCCGCAAGCGCGCGATCAGCGGCAGGAAGGCGGACCGGGAGCGGGACCGCCGCCCAATCCGTTGATGGGCGCCCGCCCGCCCTTCGGCATGTTCCCCAACCTGCCGCTCTTCCCCCCCGCCACCACCCAGAACATGTGCAATGCGATGAACCAGATCGCCCAGTCCGTAATGCCGGCGGCTCCATTCAACCCACTGGCACTCAGCGGTGTTCGCGGCAGCACCACCTGCGGCATCTGCTACAAGACATTCCCCTGCCACTCGGCGCTGGAGATCCACTACAGGAGCCACACCAAAGAGCGGCCATTCAAGTGCAGCATCTGTGATCGCGGCTTTACGACCAAG GGCAACCTGAAGCAACACATGCTAACTCATAAAATCCGCGATATGGAGCAAGAAACCTTCAGAAATCGTGCCGTAAA ATGA